Proteins from a single region of Mucilaginibacter daejeonensis:
- a CDS encoding glutamine synthetase family protein — protein MNQQQILDQLKQNGNTHIKFAFADIDGILRGKVIHLKKFEAGLSQGYGFCDVVFGWDSQDQGYDNTSFTGWHTGYPDKPCRIDLSTFRTIPWQNDMPFFLADFSGEGNENVPCPRTLLKKIAAECEAMGFHPEFAQEFEWFNFSETSRSLEQKKFTNIEPLTQGMYGYSILRPSQQNSYYYDLVNLLTQFDIPIEGLHTETGPGVYEAAIIHDHVLAAADKAALLKNSVKEIASMYGIMASFMAKWSEKLPGCSGHIHQSLWSADKATNLFYDEADELNMSELMKHYVAGQLYCLPHLIPMYAPTVNSYKRLVEGAWAPTTITWGVDNRTTSLRVLNHAPEYTRLETRIPGADSNPYLALAASLASGLYGIKHKLPLALPPVSGNGYTHKSNGNIPGNLYEAAMTMKNSAIAKELFGSAFTEHFTNTRIWEWRQFSQHVTDWELKRYFEII, from the coding sequence ATGAACCAACAGCAGATACTTGATCAATTGAAGCAGAACGGCAATACGCACATTAAATTTGCCTTTGCTGATATAGACGGTATCTTACGGGGCAAAGTGATCCACCTCAAAAAGTTCGAGGCTGGCTTGAGCCAGGGCTATGGCTTTTGCGATGTGGTGTTCGGGTGGGATAGCCAGGATCAGGGGTATGATAATACCTCTTTCACGGGATGGCATACCGGCTACCCGGATAAGCCCTGCCGTATAGACCTGTCCACCTTCCGTACCATACCCTGGCAAAATGATATGCCGTTCTTCCTGGCCGATTTTAGCGGCGAAGGAAATGAGAACGTGCCTTGTCCGCGTACCTTGCTTAAAAAGATCGCCGCCGAGTGCGAGGCCATGGGCTTCCATCCTGAATTTGCACAGGAGTTCGAGTGGTTCAATTTCAGTGAAACTTCGCGCTCGTTAGAGCAAAAGAAGTTCACCAACATAGAGCCTTTGACGCAAGGCATGTACGGCTACTCTATCCTGAGGCCATCGCAGCAGAACTCCTATTACTATGACCTGGTGAACTTGTTGACCCAGTTCGATATCCCGATCGAGGGATTGCATACCGAGACCGGTCCGGGTGTATATGAAGCGGCCATCATTCATGACCATGTTTTGGCCGCGGCAGATAAGGCTGCGCTGCTGAAGAATTCTGTAAAGGAGATCGCCTCCATGTACGGCATCATGGCCTCCTTCATGGCTAAATGGAGCGAGAAACTGCCCGGCTGCAGCGGCCACATCCACCAAAGCCTATGGAGCGCCGACAAGGCCACCAACCTATTTTACGATGAGGCGGATGAGCTGAACATGAGCGAGCTCATGAAGCATTATGTGGCCGGTCAGCTGTATTGCCTTCCGCATCTCATCCCTATGTATGCGCCTACCGTGAACAGTTACAAGCGTTTAGTGGAAGGCGCCTGGGCACCTACCACCATTACCTGGGGCGTCGATAACCGCACCACCTCGTTACGTGTGCTCAATCATGCACCCGAGTATACCCGGCTCGAGACCCGCATACCGGGAGCTGACAGCAACCCTTACCTGGCCCTTGCGGCATCGCTGGCATCAGGCTTGTATGGTATCAAGCACAAGCTGCCTTTGGCCTTACCACCGGTCAGTGGCAATGGTTACACGCATAAAAGCAACGGCAACATACCGGGCAACCTGTATGAGGCGGCCATGACCATGAAGAACTCGGCTATAGCCAAGGAGCTTTTTGGCAGTGCCTTTACCGAGCATTTCACCAATACCCGGATCTGGGAATGGCGGCAGTTTAGCCAGCATGTTACTGACTGGGAACTAAAAAGATATTTTGAGATCATCTGA
- a CDS encoding nitroreductase family protein has translation MTNEQDLSIISNIIKNRRTIKPAMMNGQKIPNGHVAALLELADWAPTHAYTEPWRFVVYEDAPKFCAQHAELYKQAAEVAGNFNAATYSNLQNMGANVSHVIIAYMHRAETSKIPAVEEVAAASCAIQNLLLGAQALNIASFWSTGGATLKPVMKEFLHLGNEDQVLGLLYLGYSEAKPEGVRKTPLAEKVKWV, from the coding sequence ATGACCAACGAACAAGATCTGTCGATCATATCCAACATCATCAAGAACCGCCGTACCATCAAACCCGCTATGATGAACGGACAAAAGATACCTAACGGCCATGTGGCCGCTTTGCTTGAACTGGCCGACTGGGCCCCTACTCATGCATATACTGAGCCTTGGCGCTTTGTGGTGTATGAGGACGCACCTAAATTTTGCGCGCAGCACGCCGAACTTTACAAACAAGCTGCTGAAGTGGCCGGTAACTTCAATGCGGCAACTTACAGCAACCTGCAAAACATGGGTGCTAACGTGTCGCACGTGATCATTGCTTACATGCACCGCGCCGAAACCTCTAAGATACCAGCCGTTGAGGAAGTGGCCGCAGCATCATGCGCGATCCAAAACCTCTTACTGGGTGCGCAAGCCTTGAACATCGCTTCGTTCTGGAGCACAGGTGGCGCTACATTGAAACCGGTAATGAAAGAGTTCCTGCACCTGGGTAATGAAGACCAGGTATTAGGCCTGTTATACTTAGGTTACAGCGAAGCCAAACCAGAAGGCGTACGCAAGACCCCACTTGCCGAGAAAGTAAAGTGGGTATAG